Proteins from one bacterium genomic window:
- a CDS encoding COX15/CtaA family protein, whose translation MESVRTPSHRGLIIWLMTGYVMVLLMVMIGGITRLTGSGLSIVEWNVIMGAVPPMNDHEWDNAFEKYQQFPQYQLINAHMTVEDFKSIFWWEYIHRLWGRLIGFVFVIPFVYFLVKKQLTSGLIKKFLFVFILGGLQGAMGWYMVQSGLVDNPYVSHLRLTVHLLLALAICTVLWWQSLELMAAGTTRRSHVLVRWTLLFMLLTVVQIIFGGMTAGLKAGHVYNTFPKMGDEWIASGVWQMSPWWMNFFENPFMVQFLHRSAGILVTILTLVFWWKAGRLSLEDRIRWRILAVIAAVAIQFSLGVWTLLERVPVILGVLHQLGAFILFSILVWLYHGLKTEKI comes from the coding sequence ATGGAATCAGTTCGTACGCCTTCGCATCGCGGTTTGATTATTTGGTTGATGACCGGATACGTCATGGTGTTACTGATGGTGATGATTGGAGGTATTACACGGCTGACGGGATCAGGATTGTCTATAGTAGAATGGAATGTGATCATGGGAGCCGTACCACCGATGAATGATCATGAGTGGGATAACGCTTTTGAAAAATACCAGCAATTCCCACAGTATCAATTGATCAATGCGCACATGACGGTTGAGGATTTTAAATCTATTTTCTGGTGGGAATATATTCACCGGTTGTGGGGGCGATTGATTGGATTCGTGTTCGTCATTCCGTTCGTTTATTTTCTTGTCAAAAAACAGCTGACCTCCGGCTTGATCAAAAAATTTCTGTTCGTTTTTATTCTCGGAGGACTGCAAGGGGCGATGGGTTGGTATATGGTTCAGAGCGGGTTAGTGGATAATCCGTATGTCAGCCATTTACGCCTTACGGTACATCTCCTGCTTGCACTTGCCATTTGCACGGTGTTATGGTGGCAGTCACTTGAATTGATGGCTGCTGGAACCACTCGCCGTTCGCATGTACTGGTTCGATGGACATTGCTATTCATGTTGCTGACGGTTGTGCAAATTATTTTCGGCGGAATGACAGCTGGACTTAAAGCCGGTCATGTTTACAACACGTTTCCCAAGATGGGCGATGAATGGATTGCTTCGGGAGTATGGCAAATGTCGCCCTGGTGGATGAATTTTTTCGAAAATCCATTTATGGTTCAATTCCTGCATCGTTCGGCAGGTATTTTGGTTACGATTTTAACGCTCGTTTTTTGGTGGAAGGCGGGCCGGTTATCATTGGAAGACCGGATCCGATGGAGAATTCTTGCGGTCATCGCAGCGGTGGCCATACAATTTTCTTTAGGAGTGTGGACTTTACTGGAGCGCGTGCCGGTGATACTCGGCGTGCTGCACCAATTAGGTGCCTTTATTTTATTCAGTATACTTGTGTGGCTTTATCACGGATTAAAAACGGAAAAAATATGA
- a CDS encoding serine hydrolase: MKFFMVFLISLMLSLPAMAQKKTDLKALDAYFAKAVKDWNVPGMAIAIVKDDSVIFSKGYGTRTIGKNEPVDSHTLFAIASLSKAFTTACLGRLVEKGKLNWDDKVTDHLPYFQMYDPYVTREMTVRDLLCHRSGSATYGGDLIWYGTNYSREEVVRRVRYLKPAYSFRSHYGYQNIMFITAGQLFPVLTGKTWDEYVRENIFIPLGMNETNMSIRALEGNPNVATPHTTWNGQVVTVPYRNVDNAGADAAINSNVHDMSRWIKMWLSPDTSRWIVSAATRHELWTPHTLLPITMSSTKLFPSTHFRAVALGWFTFDYQGRKILDHSGGMDGMISRIALVPEENLGFIILTNSISGLSSAMEYTILDAFLAATKKDWSLEYLNLVRAYEAKEKADEQKIEQDRVKNTQPSLPLDKYAGIYGGSMYGNVEVTTSKDGLNIRFLPTASYTGTLSHWHYDTFRIELDDHNLPKGFVNFILDTDGKVSEMKINIPNPDFDFTELELKKLPDKK, encoded by the coding sequence ATGAAATTCTTCATGGTATTCTTGATCAGCTTGATGCTCTCGCTTCCGGCTATGGCACAGAAAAAAACGGATTTGAAAGCGCTTGACGCTTATTTTGCTAAAGCCGTTAAAGACTGGAATGTTCCCGGAATGGCTATCGCAATTGTGAAAGACGATTCAGTAATCTTTTCTAAAGGATACGGTACCCGCACGATCGGCAAAAACGAGCCGGTCGATTCGCATACACTTTTCGCGATTGCATCGCTATCCAAAGCATTTACCACGGCTTGCCTCGGCCGTTTAGTCGAAAAAGGAAAATTGAATTGGGATGACAAAGTTACCGATCACCTGCCTTATTTCCAGATGTACGATCCGTATGTCACTCGTGAAATGACCGTACGTGATCTTTTGTGCCATCGTAGCGGTTCAGCAACTTACGGAGGAGATCTGATCTGGTACGGAACAAATTATAGTCGTGAAGAAGTGGTGCGTCGTGTGCGATACCTCAAACCGGCCTATAGTTTTCGCAGCCATTACGGTTATCAAAACATAATGTTTATTACAGCAGGACAGCTTTTTCCTGTACTTACCGGGAAAACCTGGGATGAATACGTTCGCGAAAATATTTTTATACCGCTTGGTATGAATGAAACTAATATGTCCATCCGTGCATTGGAAGGTAATCCTAATGTCGCAACCCCGCACACAACATGGAACGGGCAAGTTGTTACAGTACCGTATCGTAATGTGGACAACGCCGGAGCGGATGCTGCAATTAATTCCAATGTACATGACATGTCCCGATGGATTAAAATGTGGCTCAGCCCGGACACAAGCCGTTGGATTGTCAGTGCCGCAACACGGCACGAACTCTGGACGCCGCATACGTTATTGCCGATTACTATGTCTTCGACGAAATTATTTCCGTCGACACATTTCCGTGCCGTGGCTTTGGGATGGTTTACCTTTGATTATCAAGGCAGGAAAATCCTCGATCACAGTGGCGGAATGGATGGCATGATTTCAAGAATTGCGCTCGTACCGGAAGAGAATCTCGGTTTTATTATCTTAACCAACAGCATCAGCGGTCTTTCGTCGGCAATGGAATATACGATTCTGGATGCATTTTTGGCTGCGACTAAGAAAGATTGGAGTCTGGAGTATCTGAATCTCGTTCGCGCATACGAAGCAAAAGAAAAAGCTGACGAACAAAAGATCGAACAAGACCGCGTGAAAAACACACAACCATCTTTGCCTCTCGACAAATACGCCGGCATTTACGGTGGATCAATGTACGGTAACGTAGAAGTGACTACAAGCAAAGACGGTTTAAATATCCGGTTTTTACCAACTGCTAGTTACACTGGAACGCTTTCACACTGGCATTATGACACGTTCCGGATCGAACTCGATGACCATAACTTACCAAAAGGATTTGTCAATTTTATTTTGGATACCGATGGCAAAGTTTCTGAAATGAAAATTAACATTCCGAATCCTGATTTTGATTTTACGGAACTGGAATTAAAAAAATTGCCTGATAAAAAATAA
- the hybB gene encoding Ni/Fe-hydrogenase cytochrome b subunit, with amino-acid sequence MKTLTSKITFWGTVAAVIVAAGLYSTFLRFTQGLGGVTNLNDAFPWGLWIGFDILCGVGLAAGGFTICAVTHIFNIEKFKPLTRPAILTAFLGYVMVIFALMYDLGRPWAIWHAIIMWNTHSVMFEVAWCVMLYTSVLFLEFSPILLERFRMKKTLRVIRMALIPIMILGILLSTLHQSSLGSLYLIVPNKMHPLWWSMFLPVFFFLSAVSVGFAMVIFESYLSAKAFNHGLKLPLLSQIAGVMSVVLIVNLAAKFIDMAYSGDLPYLLVKGPETYLFYLEMLIGTLIPVAILSVKKYRSDNKWLYVAAVMTVGGFVLNRMNVSVTSLEASSSVAYFPGIYEISITLMLVVLGMLAFRFIVQHFPVFEAHKELPEIIVDAKAFHETELSMQHK; translated from the coding sequence ATCAAAACGCTGACCTCAAAAATAACGTTTTGGGGAACCGTAGCGGCGGTGATCGTGGCTGCGGGTTTGTATTCGACCTTTCTTCGTTTCACTCAGGGACTCGGCGGCGTGACGAATCTGAACGATGCTTTCCCGTGGGGACTGTGGATCGGATTCGATATTTTATGCGGCGTCGGTCTGGCGGCCGGCGGATTTACGATCTGTGCCGTCACCCATATTTTTAACATTGAAAAATTCAAACCGCTTACGCGCCCGGCTATTCTCACGGCATTTCTGGGCTACGTCATGGTCATTTTCGCCCTGATGTACGACTTAGGAAGGCCATGGGCGATCTGGCATGCGATTATCATGTGGAATACACATTCGGTCATGTTCGAAGTGGCATGGTGCGTGATGTTGTATACGAGCGTTTTATTTCTGGAATTTAGCCCGATTTTGTTAGAGAGATTCCGGATGAAAAAAACACTTCGAGTCATTCGGATGGCATTGATCCCGATCATGATTCTGGGAATTTTGTTATCGACGCTGCATCAATCGTCACTAGGATCACTGTACCTGATCGTTCCGAATAAAATGCATCCGCTGTGGTGGTCGATGTTCCTGCCGGTGTTTTTCTTTCTCAGCGCGGTCAGCGTCGGATTTGCGATGGTCATTTTCGAGTCGTATCTGAGCGCCAAAGCTTTCAATCACGGATTGAAACTTCCGTTGCTCAGTCAGATTGCCGGCGTGATGAGCGTCGTGCTCATCGTTAATCTGGCGGCCAAATTCATCGACATGGCGTATAGCGGCGATCTGCCATACTTGCTGGTTAAGGGACCTGAAACGTATTTATTCTATCTTGAAATGCTGATCGGAACTTTAATTCCAGTGGCGATTCTCAGTGTGAAAAAATATCGCTCCGATAACAAATGGTTGTACGTGGCGGCGGTGATGACCGTCGGAGGCTTCGTGCTCAATCGGATGAACGTTAGCGTAACGTCATTGGAGGCTTCTTCATCTGTGGCGTATTTTCCAGGCATTTATGAGATCAGCATTACATTGATGTTGGTCGTACTTGGCATGCTGGCGTTCAGATTTATCGTACAACATTTCCCCGTGTTTGAAGCGCACAAAGAACTGCCGGAAATTATCGTCGATGCCAAAGCGTTTCACGAAACGGAATTGTCAATGCAGCATAAGTAG
- a CDS encoding cytochrome b/b6 domain-containing protein, translating to MSKKSVYVYRSFERFWHWFQAMLIFFLAFTGFEIHGTYSFFGFRNAVTYHNIAAYLFIALIIFAIFWHVATGEWKQYVPTFVHIKAQLNYYIFGIFNNAAHPVKKTVLSKLNPLQKLTYFGLKILVIPVIVSSGLLYMLYRYPQRYGIETLNVQSLETIAIIHTIGAFLLTSFVVAHLYLITTGETITSNLKAMLTGYEELEIKDDQTSPSIE from the coding sequence ATGAGCAAGAAATCTGTTTATGTGTATCGTTCATTCGAACGGTTCTGGCATTGGTTTCAGGCAATGCTGATTTTTTTCCTGGCTTTCACCGGATTTGAAATTCACGGTACTTACAGCTTTTTCGGTTTCAGAAATGCGGTGACTTATCATAACATTGCAGCCTATTTATTTATAGCGCTGATTATTTTTGCGATATTCTGGCATGTCGCAACGGGCGAATGGAAACAATACGTTCCGACTTTTGTTCATATTAAAGCACAATTGAATTATTATATTTTTGGCATTTTCAATAATGCCGCTCATCCGGTGAAAAAAACAGTACTCAGTAAACTCAATCCATTGCAGAAGCTGACTTATTTTGGTCTTAAAATTCTGGTAATACCGGTGATTGTCAGTTCCGGTTTGTTATACATGTTGTACCGCTATCCGCAGCGTTACGGCATAGAAACGCTTAACGTTCAATCACTGGAAACGATTGCGATCATTCATACCATCGGAGCTTTTTTGTTAACATCGTTTGTCGTAGCACATTTGTATTTGATTACTACGGGTGAAACGATCACTTCCAACCTGAAAGCTATGTTAACGGGGTATGAAGAATTGGAAATAAAAGACGATCAAACATCACCATCCATCGAGTGA
- a CDS encoding alpha/beta fold hydrolase, with translation MNILMIIVTVIVALIIVLSYLMSHYSLKPVHRRKNKSPDMYELPFEEVFFPSAGMTLHGWMIKQPGNSTLKKIPLIVLLHGWESNAQGMLPHAKYLYDHGFNLFLYDARGHGQSDPIAYMNIIRFTEDAESAVAYLRTRSDVDVENIALFGHSMGGATAIILASRHPEIRALVSSSSFALFKLMIRDMLHARRLPYFPFGSLFFLFWKLRFRFNPHEWAPGNIIRKIKIPVLIAHGRKDEFIEFDHFENLWNSAGSTIKEQIILEEGTHRNLYEFPNYKEGIIKFLNQNFYNPKMEKQSA, from the coding sequence ATGAACATCTTAATGATTATCGTAACCGTGATCGTCGCGCTGATCATTGTTCTCAGTTATCTGATGTCTCACTATTCACTCAAACCTGTACATCGGCGGAAAAATAAATCTCCCGATATGTACGAGCTGCCGTTTGAAGAAGTGTTCTTTCCCAGTGCCGGAATGACTCTTCACGGATGGATGATCAAGCAGCCGGGCAATTCTACTTTGAAAAAAATTCCACTCATCGTACTCCTTCACGGTTGGGAATCGAACGCACAAGGAATGTTACCGCATGCAAAATATTTATACGATCATGGCTTTAATTTATTTCTTTACGACGCAAGAGGACATGGTCAAAGCGATCCGATCGCCTATATGAACATCATTCGTTTCACAGAAGACGCTGAAAGCGCTGTCGCTTATCTCCGGACGCGTTCCGATGTGGATGTTGAAAACATTGCACTTTTTGGACACTCAATGGGCGGAGCTACGGCCATTATCCTTGCATCCCGTCATCCGGAAATACGCGCACTTGTTTCCAGTTCATCCTTTGCATTATTTAAATTGATGATAAGGGACATGCTTCACGCGCGCCGGCTTCCCTACTTTCCGTTCGGCTCGCTGTTTTTTTTATTTTGGAAATTGCGTTTTCGTTTTAATCCGCATGAATGGGCGCCTGGCAACATCATTCGTAAAATCAAAATACCCGTCCTCATCGCACACGGCCGCAAAGATGAATTCATCGAATTCGATCATTTTGAAAATTTGTGGAATTCAGCGGGTTCGACGATAAAAGAACAGATTATTCTTGAGGAAGGAACGCACAGAAATTTATATGAATTTCCAAATTATAAGGAAGGAATCATTAAATTTTTAAATCAAAATTTTTATAACCCTAAAATGGAGAAACAATCAGCATGA
- a CDS encoding TetR/AcrR family transcriptional regulator: MLAVADKEQEKRKHLVKTTYKLIGEKGFTNLTLQDVADRAGVSKGIILYYFENKEALFLNVLEWLVNKIERYTRVEVSKVNTPQEKIETFVKAAFVGIHENREFYKVYLDFLSQSSHNEAFKKFNIYYLGECRQLHDQIIKEGMEKKVFRKVNLAESAALTRSLLDGMCIRWLFDEPETFEMYRKTTLEAVRLYLKP, translated from the coding sequence ATGCTAGCGGTTGCCGACAAAGAGCAGGAAAAAAGAAAACATTTAGTCAAAACAACTTACAAATTGATTGGCGAGAAAGGCTTTACTAATCTGACTTTACAGGATGTAGCCGATCGCGCAGGCGTAAGCAAAGGGATTATTCTATATTATTTTGAAAATAAAGAGGCTTTGTTTTTAAATGTCCTTGAATGGTTAGTCAATAAAATTGAGCGGTATACGCGTGTGGAAGTCAGTAAAGTCAATACACCACAGGAAAAAATTGAAACTTTTGTCAAAGCGGCGTTCGTCGGCATTCATGAAAACAGAGAGTTTTATAAAGTCTATCTGGACTTCTTAAGCCAGAGTTCACATAACGAAGCATTTAAGAAATTTAATATTTACTATCTCGGAGAATGCCGCCAGTTACATGACCAAATTATCAAGGAAGGCATGGAAAAGAAAGTATTCCGCAAAGTCAATCTGGCTGAATCGGCTGCTTTGACCCGATCCTTGCTTGATGGAATGTGTATCCGATGGTTGTTTGATGAACCTGAAACATTTGAAATGTACCGGAAAACTACATTAGAAGCAGTTCGTTTATATTTAAAACCGTAA
- a CDS encoding YeeE/YedE family protein — MGPLVPDIIGNDLNLILALVIGVFFGMILEQAGFSTSKKLVGLFYGYDFTVLRVFFTAGIVAMIGVMIMEHYGLIDINLVYINPTYAWSAVIGGLIMGLGFVVGGFCPGTSVCAAAIGKIDAMIFIGGSFLGVLFFAEGYPLFEDLYKSSFFGNPRFFETLGISQNMFAFVMVVVALAAFWFVSIIENRVNGVRQKVIQFTPYYISLASIGLMIALSAFMFPERKTMLENLVENPGVISSYEIKTMSVDEFAYRLMDPDNKMQVIDFRSPEAYFKFNLPKSTLFSIDNLFEKEPNRVLSVRHKINVIVADDELTEKKLAIMAKEVGYDRVWILKGGLNDFKESILGFKQLYEPRTKQEADLFRFRNKASKEIPLLIQQNKSAGPVKKIQKRVVGGC, encoded by the coding sequence ATGGGTCCGTTAGTACCTGACATTATCGGTAACGATCTGAATTTAATCCTGGCTCTAGTAATCGGAGTGTTTTTTGGGATGATATTGGAACAAGCGGGATTTTCGACATCCAAAAAATTGGTTGGTTTGTTTTACGGATATGATTTTACCGTATTGCGCGTTTTTTTTACGGCCGGCATCGTTGCAATGATTGGTGTAATGATCATGGAGCATTATGGGCTGATCGATATTAATTTAGTCTATATCAATCCAACTTATGCATGGTCGGCCGTTATCGGCGGACTGATCATGGGTTTGGGTTTTGTGGTTGGAGGATTTTGTCCCGGAACGAGTGTATGTGCCGCGGCCATCGGGAAAATTGATGCCATGATATTCATCGGAGGCTCATTTTTGGGAGTTTTGTTTTTTGCTGAAGGATATCCGTTGTTTGAAGATCTGTACAAATCCTCATTCTTCGGCAACCCGCGCTTTTTTGAAACGCTCGGAATTTCGCAAAACATGTTTGCATTCGTCATGGTGGTTGTAGCCTTGGCTGCATTTTGGTTCGTATCCATCATTGAAAATCGGGTCAATGGCGTACGACAAAAAGTGATACAATTTACGCCGTATTATATCAGCCTTGCGTCTATCGGTCTTATGATAGCTTTGTCTGCCTTCATGTTTCCTGAACGCAAAACGATGTTGGAAAACCTGGTTGAAAATCCTGGCGTCATTAGTTCGTATGAAATAAAAACCATGTCAGTGGACGAATTTGCATACCGGTTGATGGACCCTGATAATAAGATGCAGGTGATCGATTTCCGGTCGCCGGAAGCGTATTTTAAATTCAATTTACCGAAATCAACTTTGTTTTCTATCGATAATTTGTTTGAAAAAGAACCTAACCGCGTTTTAAGCGTTCGTCACAAAATCAATGTGATCGTTGCCGATGACGAGTTGACTGAAAAGAAATTAGCGATTATGGCCAAAGAAGTGGGATACGATCGCGTTTGGATTTTAAAGGGAGGATTGAACGATTTTAAAGAAAGCATTCTTGGTTTCAAACAATTGTATGAACCCCGCACCAAACAAGAAGCGGATCTTTTCCGCTTCAGAAACAAAGCCAGTAAAGAAATTCCACTATTGATCCAACAAAACAAATCGGCCGGTCCGGTTAAGAAAATACAAAAGCGGGTTGTTGGCGGCTGTTGA
- a CDS encoding 4Fe-4S dicluster domain-containing protein encodes MAKQLGLLFDVTMCVGCGACYEACKTQNELPKTNDEPLKDHLSSETYTVVEQYGDVYTRKMCMHCVDPTCVSVCPVGAFQKTEIGPVLYDADKCIGCRYCMQACPHHIPRYEWSSMNPRVRKCSMCYERVKEGLPTACAEACPTGATQFGELDELKAIAKKRIEDNPDTYYPHIYGLEEAGGTNVLVLSPVPFEQLGFTANLPKKPLPTYTMAALEKIPSVVGIGSVFLAGMFWLTKRKNEIAQEEQQTNGNNGHEK; translated from the coding sequence ATGGCAAAGCAACTTGGACTTTTATTCGATGTGACGATGTGCGTCGGATGCGGCGCGTGCTATGAAGCGTGCAAAACGCAGAATGAGTTACCCAAAACCAACGATGAGCCGCTGAAAGATCATTTGTCTTCCGAAACTTATACAGTGGTTGAACAATACGGCGACGTCTACACGCGTAAAATGTGTATGCACTGCGTCGATCCGACGTGCGTGTCGGTGTGTCCGGTGGGCGCATTCCAAAAAACCGAAATTGGTCCTGTATTATACGATGCGGACAAATGTATCGGCTGCCGTTACTGCATGCAGGCATGTCCGCACCATATTCCGCGATACGAATGGAGCAGCATGAATCCGCGTGTTCGCAAGTGCAGTATGTGCTATGAGCGCGTGAAAGAAGGATTACCGACGGCGTGCGCGGAAGCATGCCCGACGGGTGCTACGCAGTTTGGCGAACTGGATGAACTGAAGGCCATAGCGAAAAAACGCATTGAAGACAATCCGGATACCTATTACCCGCACATTTACGGACTTGAAGAAGCCGGCGGCACGAACGTCTTGGTTCTATCACCGGTTCCGTTTGAACAACTCGGGTTTACGGCGAATTTACCGAAGAAGCCGTTGCCAACGTACACGATGGCCGCTTTGGAAAAAATTCCCAGTGTGGTCGGCATCGGCAGCGTCTTCCTCGCCGGTATGTTCTGGCTGACCAAACGGAAAAACGAAATTGCCCAGGAAGAACAACAAACCAACGGGAATAACGGCCATGAAAAATAA
- a CDS encoding tetrathionate reductase family octaheme c-type cytochrome — protein sequence MRKWVLASALSGLFAILVIGSFSSKGYEPTELMKLKEKYSVKRSPSVDHSLFVSLQKKFSSPQEVTITCISCHNKRHIEVMQSNHWNWEREEYVQGRGIVYLGKKNAINNFCIGTQGNETSCAKCHIGYGMDSKGSVFTDSSNVDCLVCHDNTETYVKASEKGGAPPASLNLNLIAQSVGTPKRSNCGVCHFYGGGGNNVKHGDLDMAMFEPTKVLDIHMGTDGSNLSCVDCHTTEKHNISGKIYSLSSMNHQRNTCEQCHTANPHEDAVLNEHTLKVSCQSCHIPIYAKENATKMYWDWSTAGKLRDGKPFVEEDSMGNHIYMSIKGSFEWKKNVKPDYVWFNGTASHYLEGDSIADSSTPLVLNPLHGSYADEESKIIPVKIHSAKQPYDPINKILIQPKLYADKKGEGAFWKDFNWQTAAEIGMKEVHLPFSGKIDFIETKMYWPVNHMVASKEETVQCRECHTRDNGRLASLTDFYMPGRDYSKPVETAGQGLLLLTLLGAFFHGSTRFIIKKRNQRKDKE from the coding sequence ATGAGGAAATGGGTACTGGCATCAGCATTATCGGGCCTTTTTGCCATTCTGGTTATCGGTTCTTTTTCGTCAAAAGGATACGAGCCGACCGAATTGATGAAATTAAAAGAAAAATATTCCGTAAAACGCTCGCCGTCAGTCGATCATTCGCTTTTTGTTTCTTTACAAAAAAAATTTTCCTCGCCTCAGGAAGTTACGATAACATGTATTTCTTGCCATAATAAACGTCATATTGAAGTGATGCAATCCAATCATTGGAATTGGGAAAGGGAAGAATATGTCCAGGGGCGCGGGATTGTCTACCTGGGCAAAAAAAACGCGATCAATAATTTTTGCATCGGCACACAAGGGAATGAAACCAGTTGCGCCAAATGTCACATCGGGTATGGCATGGATTCGAAAGGCAGCGTATTTACCGATTCTTCCAATGTGGATTGTTTGGTTTGCCATGATAATACGGAAACTTATGTAAAGGCTTCGGAAAAAGGCGGCGCTCCTCCGGCTTCACTGAATCTCAATCTTATTGCGCAAAGTGTCGGCACACCGAAACGAAGCAATTGCGGTGTATGTCATTTTTACGGCGGAGGTGGTAACAACGTGAAACATGGCGATCTTGATATGGCGATGTTCGAGCCAACCAAAGTGCTTGATATCCACATGGGGACTGACGGCTCTAATTTGTCATGTGTGGATTGCCACACAACTGAAAAGCATAATATCTCAGGTAAGATTTATTCTTTGTCATCAATGAATCATCAACGTAATACTTGCGAACAATGCCATACGGCCAATCCGCATGAGGATGCCGTACTCAACGAACACACATTAAAAGTTTCATGCCAAAGTTGTCACATTCCGATCTATGCTAAAGAAAATGCGACGAAAATGTATTGGGATTGGTCTACAGCCGGTAAACTGCGCGACGGGAAACCCTTCGTTGAAGAAGACAGTATGGGCAATCATATTTACATGTCGATTAAAGGTAGTTTCGAATGGAAAAAAAATGTAAAACCCGATTACGTTTGGTTCAATGGTACGGCATCGCACTATCTTGAAGGGGATTCGATTGCAGATTCATCTACGCCGCTCGTACTCAATCCGTTACATGGTTCATACGCCGATGAAGAATCCAAAATTATTCCGGTCAAGATCCATTCGGCCAAACAGCCGTACGATCCGATCAACAAAATTCTGATACAACCAAAATTGTATGCCGATAAAAAAGGCGAAGGTGCTTTTTGGAAGGACTTTAATTGGCAAACGGCTGCTGAAATCGGAATGAAGGAGGTTCATCTTCCTTTCAGCGGAAAAATTGATTTTATAGAAACTAAGATGTATTGGCCCGTCAATCACATGGTTGCATCCAAAGAAGAAACCGTTCAATGCCGCGAATGCCATACGAGAGATAACGGCCGCCTGGCTTCATTAACAGATTTTTATATGCCGGGAAGAGATTATTCCAAGCCGGTCGAAACCGCAGGACAAGGACTTTTGTTGTTAACTCTTCTGGGAGCTTTTTTTCACGGGTCAACCCGGTTCATCATTAAGAAAAGAAATCAAAGAAAGGATAAAGAATGA
- a CDS encoding YeeE/YedE family protein, whose amino-acid sequence MEEKNYMNPYLAGALLGLLLLATIYMTGRGLGASGAIKSFTVATVETLTPSHAEGTKFYEEYAQEHSGNPLKSWLVFEVTGVLIGAFLSGLISNRLALSMEFGPRSTTRIRIAGALIGGVLWGLGSQLGRGCTSGAALSGMAVMSTGGIITMFAIFAGAYLFAYLFRKFWI is encoded by the coding sequence ATGGAAGAAAAAAATTATATGAATCCTTACTTAGCCGGCGCTTTGTTGGGGCTTTTATTACTGGCAACAATTTACATGACCGGCCGCGGACTGGGAGCGAGCGGTGCAATTAAAAGTTTTACGGTAGCGACGGTGGAGACTCTGACGCCAAGTCATGCTGAAGGAACTAAGTTTTATGAAGAATATGCGCAAGAACATTCAGGCAATCCTTTAAAGAGTTGGTTGGTGTTTGAGGTAACCGGAGTATTGATCGGAGCTTTTCTGTCGGGTCTAATTTCAAATCGTTTGGCGCTTTCTATGGAATTTGGGCCGAGATCGACGACACGTATTCGCATCGCCGGCGCTCTCATTGGCGGCGTTCTCTGGGGACTCGGCTCGCAACTCGGAAGAGGATGTACCAGCGGCGCCGCGTTGAGCGGTATGGCGGTTATGTCGACCGGAGGAATCATTACCATGTTTGCCATCTTTGCCGGCGCTTATTTATTTGCATATTTATTCAGAAAGTTTTGGATTTAA
- a CDS encoding YwiC-like family protein translates to MSEEKSFFWPPVWSRQHGAYLSLMTSWLIAAGISAYWSVWHAVSLIFLLSGINFGDIFQEWLKKKFRKLSPEKMVWMTVYGVIAAVSGWLLDQYTLTFRVIMPLVALAGILYLAFSLNRQHKSFFAELLVFSCFALSGLIAIDPQEKLQYEKVGELWLLMTVYFGATVLSVKARVGKVAWSELITYVIFTGLIIYWILGIHTIAFAIGALVWIKVLPIGFALEWYRALPLKAIGYAETGFCLLLAIVAIVGYR, encoded by the coding sequence ATGAGTGAAGAAAAATCTTTTTTTTGGCCTCCTGTGTGGTCGCGTCAACACGGCGCGTATTTGAGTTTGATGACAAGCTGGCTGATTGCTGCCGGGATTAGTGCCTATTGGTCGGTATGGCATGCCGTGAGTTTGATTTTTTTATTAAGCGGCATCAATTTCGGCGACATTTTCCAGGAATGGTTGAAAAAGAAGTTTCGTAAATTGTCGCCCGAAAAAATGGTCTGGATGACGGTCTACGGCGTTATCGCGGCCGTATCGGGATGGCTGCTAGATCAATATACTCTAACATTTCGCGTGATCATGCCTCTGGTGGCGCTTGCCGGAATTTTGTACCTGGCTTTCAGCTTAAACCGCCAGCATAAAAGTTTTTTTGCCGAACTGTTGGTGTTTTCGTGTTTTGCATTGTCAGGATTAATCGCCATTGATCCGCAGGAAAAACTTCAGTATGAAAAAGTAGGCGAGTTATGGCTCCTGATGACGGTATATTTCGGTGCAACCGTTTTGAGCGTGAAAGCCCGTGTCGGGAAAGTGGCGTGGAGCGAACTCATTACGTATGTAATTTTTACAGGATTAATTATTTATTGGATTCTGGGTATCCATACCATTGCATTTGCAATAGGTGCGCTGGTATGGATCAAAGTACTCCCGATTGGGTTTGCATTGGAATGGTACCGTGCATTGCCGCTTAAAGCTATCGGCTATGCTGAAACCGGTTTTTGCCTTTTATTAGCTATCGTCGCGATTGTCGGCTATCGTTAG